From the genome of Prunus persica cultivar Lovell chromosome G8, Prunus_persica_NCBIv2, whole genome shotgun sequence:
CATGGCAATCTTGGattaatttctctctccctctctctcctctttggCAGTGATcaattttttgactttttgggggCTTAGAATCATTTGGTTAGAGCAAGTTATGCTGAGGAATAGATCTAGAGCAGTGACCAGCAAGCAAGCTTTGATGGCTGACCACACCTCCCAATCATCTCCAACTCAAAAAAACTACACCAAAGCCCCATCTTTCTTTGGTTCTCCAAGATTCAGAGCTTTCACAATAAAGGGTCATTCTGAAACTGATTCTCTGATAAGCCCAACTTCAATTCTTGACAGCAAGCCATTTCCTTTTGCAACCCCATTTTCATATGATCAAAACcaacccaaaaccccaaaagTTGTATCAGCAAACAAAAGCTCCTGGCACCAACCAGAGCCCAAAGGCATTGGCCTTGCTCTGCTTGAGACACTCAATGATGAAAAGCTTGAAGACAATGCTTCTAAACCCAACAGCGGGAAGGTCCTGTTTGGAACTAAGCTTAGAGTTCAAATCCCTCTCTTTCCAGCCTCTGCTCTTTCTCCAACTCAGTCTCCGAAATCTCCAGCTGATTTCAAGATCAAGATTCGGAATTCCCAATCATCAGCAATTGGGTCTGCTATCTCTGGCATCCAAACAGAGCATTCAAATTCTGCTCAGGCTCCCACAGGGTGTGCCTCTGTGAGTGAAATGGAGCTTTCTGAAGATTATACATGTGTGATATCTCGTGGACCAAATCCAAGAACAACCCACATATTTGATAACTGCATTGTAGAAAGCTTCTATAGCTTATCGGATCAGTCCAGCTCTGCCTCGGTGAGTTTCCTTAGCTTCTGTTACACGTGCAAGAAGAATCTTGAGCAGAAAAACGACATCTACATTTACAGGTTTGTTTCAATGAccccttgtttttgttttcatatgatatatttttcatgttctaTGGAAGATGAACATATTGGATTTGCATTTGATTTATCATGCAGAGGTGAGAAAGCTTTCTGCAGTCGTGAATGCCGCTACCAAGAAATGCTCTTAGATGAAGTTGGGAACTCAGAGTTTGATGATGCTATAAGGACTTGTTCTTGAGTTCTCTCTGTTTTcccattgatgatttttgGAGACCAGAAAACTGGTAGATCTCAATTTTTATCTTGTCTTTGGCTTTTTAAGTTTTACCCTCTCCCCTCCCCTGCagataaaagataaagagagGAGGAGATATTCTAGTTTGTTGCTGTAgagtttaatttatttatttgaagacTTATTTCATTGCCCTGAGGTTCTCGTCTACCCACTGTTTTTCTTAATGCGAACTTCTAGCagatgatttttttcttcttcttcttttgttttttttggggtctaaTTTCAGTATGTGATGATGTATGACTCAAAACCTGCCCagcttttgtgtttttcttatcaatcaTACAAAGGGGACCGATAATTCATTTCATTCATGCACACGACATATAAACATATCTGAGTAATTATCAAGTGGTGACAGTTGGATAAGATAagcgaaagaaaaaaaaaatgaattttaaaaaaagggtaaGGATCCAAACTTGAATTCCTTTTCAAGACCTATTCCAGATGACccagataattaaatacttaGTAGTTGTTAGGAAACTTTGATAAGATAAACGAAAATCTTACTTGCCAAACTGCTTGCAGCATCATTTCAAATCAAACCCTTCCCCTGTTAAACTATAAAGGGAAGGAAGAAAAGCTTGAAATGAGAAAAGGCTGATGATGAAATCAAGTGACCAAGAAGCCAAGCGGCCCTCTTTCTGGTGTTGCTGGGGAGGGAAGGGGTAAAGGACTTTAGCTAAAGGCTGCGTAAAGGGATCCAACAAAAAGAAGTACTGGGCTAAAAGTCTGTCAAATGTTACTTTTGATGCAAGTATTAATGAATTCATTCACCACCATTCATCAACCGGTTTCTCCTATTCACGTTCACGCCTCTGTGTGTAGCAGAGCAAAAAGTTAGAATTTTCCCAATGACAGAGTAGCAATGATTGAATTTGAAGgggccaaaaagaaaatacagttGCAGTCATAAACTCAACCAGATTGAATACAAGACTATCATTGTTCATTAGATCCTCGGCCAATCATGGTATAGCACCCGCAATAACTTTATACTTTACATACTGTGATTGACCGAAAATATAGCAAAACATTGCTATTCACGTAAACCCACTTGTttattgatattgaatttgCTAACCATTTGTTCACTGAAATGTGGAATAGGTTAGGCAACTTCTTGGAGTTTCCTATTCCATTAGGAATTATCTGCATCTTTTTTGGCCTTCTTAATCTCAAAGCTTTCTCAGCACTAGACCTGAGAATTCTCCGCGAGATGCATTGGAGAAAATGTCAAAGTTTCAAATCCCAATAATAAAAAGTCTACTCCGAGGTTTCCCAACATCACCATCTTGCTGATGAAATCCATGAAACGGCCCAATACCTCAAtatcaataaaacaaaacatcgTACCATGATAATTAAATAGATAACATAATGTATAACTTACATAGAATTAAAGATGATGATAGATAAACACACTACCATCCAAGTCCAGATAGACGATACCAAACAGACTTAACACTGAAATTTAAATAGACAATCAAACATGGAGACCAAATATTTGCTCGACACAACATATTGACTCCATTGATCTTGGTACACAAGACAGAGTAAGCAGCTTCCCACGGACATCATGCATTGTTAGACACAGGTGACCATATACTGGAATTGCATTTGCCTCGTCCAAGGAACTATTACAGATAAAAGGACTTGGATTATCAACCGCTAAAGAAACCACCGCCTGAATAATTTTCCAACTTGCACCCTGCTTCAAACATATTAAGAAGAAATCAGTCACCACTGAATCAAACTATACAAGAGTATATAGTATAACAATAAGGTCGAACAGTAAACCAGATGTATTACCTTGTTGAAGGCCAGGCGAGATCAACAATCTCCAAGGATGAAAACGATGTGAGGACCGCAATCGGCACCATTCATTTGCAAGAACAAGGAATTAATAGGTAATTCCACTCAAGACATGAAACAGAACAGAGAAACACAGATTGACCAACCCTATGAACTGAAGAAGCAACAAAGCAGAAGTAGGAAAGAACAACAATCACTGCCCCTtccctcttttctttcttaaaaacCAGAAAAGATGGTGAAGGGGGAGAACACCCTTGATAAGAGTGTAGTTAAAGGGGTCAGATTGTCATTAGAAGTAAAGAAAGTTATGTTTAGAGTATGAAGGCAAATCGGGCCATAACAGTAACAGACCAAGCAGAGATtcaatgaaagaagattaaggCAGCCAATAGGAACAACATTTAACTAAGGAACAAAGAGACTAACCAGTGTCAAGACTATTTATAGGGGCACTAAATCTAAATGCAAGGAAACGAAGATgcaaagatgaagaagaaacctGCAGAAACCTAAAGAATTCTGTATGGATAGACCACTTGACTTTCTAAAGCATATACAACCGTAACCGGAACTAGAGACCTAAACCTAACTCTACAGGGATAACGAAAATTAGTAAATATGTCAGGAGATTACATTGAAAAGTTAAAGTCAGAACTTTAATATTCAAGTATAATGTAGTTTCCCTCAGCTTCCATAAAGAGTAGCCAGTTACTCAATCCCATGCCAGAATGTAGGCAACCATCCACTTCGAAAGTACAAGCCTACAACTTTTTCCCTTCTGCTTCCGTAAAATTTTGGGTCAGTTCCATCCATGTCATAAGTCCCGCAGTACACATACCACGCCCATTTTTCCAAACAAGCATTCATCTCTCAGACCAACTTCACATCCAACATCCAGAGATCGTTGACCCACCACAACCAAGACTGTCGATTGTAGCACCACCACAGAAAACTAAACACACTCATCACAACCCAGGACTACCAACCAATTTATTCACTCTATATACAATCTAAACTTATTTACAGGAGCCTACTGCTCCCCTGCTCTTCATTCATCGTCAACATCAAGATTCAGAATGCGACGTAGAGTCCTGGTCGCAGAGTCAGCGTTATGAAAGAGGTCTCTTGCAGAAGAGCTATGCTCCCTAGTTGGGGATGCAGGTGCAGACTTGGCAATTGGGTGAGTTGGGTGCATTTCCATATCAGAAGCGGAGCTTGGCAATTCAAGCGACACGGTTCTCTTGGGTCGGATTGAAAACTTGGGTATTGGCAGAGAACTAGGTGGGGGAGAGTTGGAGTAAGCAGGGCCAGCCCAGAgctcagaaaatgaaaaacttccATTAAAAGGCTTTTCTTTCTTCGAGCTTTTGACATTGATAGCAATTGGTGTGCTTTTACCAAGTGTTTTACTATCAGACTGTGAACCTACACTAGGGGTAGGTGTCTTGTTTGGACCAGGTGTAGTTAtcttagaagaagaagagcatgCTCGTTTGGACACAGGAGTAGAGCAATTCTTCGATGGGGTAGGGAGTATACCTGTGCCGGATTGGAAAGTCCGGCAATTGATCGCTCTGAAGTCCTTCGAAGGTGACGGGCCGTATCGGACAGGCCCATGTGGCTTGACCCGGTTGTAGTACTGGTTCTTAGGCTCCGCCACAACAAGAAGAGTTTCCATTATGAAAAATTCACTGAGTCAACGAGTATAACTCGGACGAGTTAGAACGATTCTGAGAGCAACCAACTAGATCTACAGTTATAACTCAATTCCAGGGCTCAAACTGTATGCTAAGAGATTGCAACTTTAGGGTTCGAATTGCAAGAAAACACAACTGAACTTCTAGATCTTCTCCACAACAGATCCGAATCGAACATGGACAACAGGATCCGCACAAGAACAGAGCAATCAACTACAGAGCCACCGAATCGAAGACCCCAGAACCGAATCAGATTCAGATCAGCCAAAATCCTCTTTGTCActgtaaattacaaaataaaaaatgaaaattagttTCAGCAACGGATTAAAAATGATTTCACcaaacccacaaaaaaaagaagaaactttCCATAACCTGAATCTAACTACCACGACCATTTTCTCGAGAAAGTGAGAGAAAATTACCAATAGGAAGGAGAAAACTGTCAGTAAAGTCACGACGGAGAGGGAGATGGAGATGACTTAGATCAGACGGAGTAAGATTCctctccttctttcttcttcttcctcttcttgagGTCTGATATTTTTGggatcaaaatgaaaatggagatTGGGAAATTGAACCCCGGAGAGATCTGaataagagaaaagagaacaCGAATCTGAAATGACTGTCTACAGTTGTATATAGAAAAACCTACAGAGCCTACGGGTACTACTGGTGTACTGCGCACTGCATGCTCCCTATACTGTATAATGTATCATGGTTACACATGTGGGCCTCATTTTGACTGGATTTACAAGAATGGCATTTCATCATCCGTCTAGTCTAGTCCCTAGACAGAGAGTCAGTTGACTCCTTTGCCCTTACGCCATTAGAGTTAAAAATAGGAATATGCATAGTTTGTGCCAAATTTTGATTATACATTTCAtccacaaaaaataatatattgattATACATTGGCATGGTGTCTAGGTGGCTAATTTCATGGAAAATCAATAATCATCTGCTACATAAATTATGATCCAAGTAGAAATTTGGATGTTATTTCATAGCTTCAAATGTggaatataataaattatttgttaGCATAAGTGGATTTTGAGGTAAATATCAAACTCATCCTCGAGTTAGATAGCTTGAAGCACTCAAAATTGGTTTGTTATATGGATATAGAAATATATTCAAAGATAAGTGGGATTATAAATTTATCATGCATTAAAATGCAAATTATGCAGCTGAAGTCACACCAAATTAGGTTTGACGATAAAGATGGATCCATATTGGTTTGCTATATGAATATAGAAATATATTTGGACAAAAACTGGGATTTAATTATCTCATATGTGTACAAATGTAAATTATATACAGTTGAAGTCACACCAAATTAGAGCTGATGATATAGATTACTTTATGTGTTTGAGAGTTTCTTTGGCTTTCTCTCAGCTTACGTACAAGTTCACTTGGATCACGTTGATGAATTTGACCATATATGAAAAGCACAACTGTGAACTTTTTCCTCATCTAACCCTGAAATTAGTTATTAACCTCTTTAAACATATTGCAAACAACGTAGAAAATATCATACTTTTATAGAACGATTAGTAGTATCATTGAAATGTAAATTACATGATCCATCATTATAGTTATGCAAACTCAATAatctactttatttatttatttatataacccATATCATATTCATCTAAATCTAACATTCTATTCGTActtcttaaaaaataacacacaATTTATCAATATTATTGATTAAATTACACTTGTTATCGGTACAATTTGACTTATTTTCTAGTTCAATCCACACCTATATTGGCCTTCATGTTCTATTGTTTTATAATTTGTGcatgtttggtaaaaaaaaattataaaatgtttGTTATGATCAAATTGATACAACTAGAAAACTAGTAGAAGAAGTGGAGTTACTTTATAGTATTCGATAAAACCAGAAAATAATGATCTTTCTTTTCAtgttatataattattttatcggacttttccaaataaaaaagaccgTAGATAATACCGAATTACTGAGGGCATATTGGGAAACCTACATAACTATAAATGACATAGGGCGGCCCCACGAAAGTCAT
Proteins encoded in this window:
- the LOC18768638 gene encoding protein MARD1; the protein is MINFLTFWGLRIIWLEQVMLRNRSRAVTSKQALMADHTSQSSPTQKNYTKAPSFFGSPRFRAFTIKGHSETDSLISPTSILDSKPFPFATPFSYDQNQPKTPKVVSANKSSWHQPEPKGIGLALLETLNDEKLEDNASKPNSGKVLFGTKLRVQIPLFPASALSPTQSPKSPADFKIKIRNSQSSAIGSAISGIQTEHSNSAQAPTGCASVSEMELSEDYTCVISRGPNPRTTHIFDNCIVESFYSLSDQSSSASVSFLSFCYTCKKNLEQKNDIYIYRGEKAFCSRECRYQEMLLDEVGNSEFDDAIRTCS